The following proteins are encoded in a genomic region of Brachypodium distachyon strain Bd21 chromosome 1, Brachypodium_distachyon_v3.0, whole genome shotgun sequence:
- the LOC112269873 gene encoding uncharacterized protein LOC112269873: MGAMSTDAGMSGAVAGRNSTPATFPRLDRSDYSMWAMKMEVAMKSQEIWDAVDPGGDTYAKGAANYRIDRLALAAIHAAVPNDVLQHLKGKKSANDAWDTIKTLHQGHEHVREVNLQTLLKTYESLKMGEDEAVDAFTARVTTLVNGIRDLGETLSEISVVKRFLRAASPKYIQIVT, from the coding sequence ATGGGAGCTATGTCGACGGATGCGGGGATGTCAGGAGCCGTGGCTGGAAGGAACTCAACACCGGCGACGTTTCCGAGGCTCGATCGCAGCGACTACAGCATGTGGGCGATGAAGATGGAGGTGGCTATGAAATCTCAAGAGATCTGGGACGCAGTCGACCCCGGCGGCGACACGTACGCCAAAGGAGCGGCGAACTATCGCATTGATCGCCTGGCGTTGGCGGCCATCCATGCGGCTGTGCCGAACGATGTGCTACAACACCTGAAGGGGAAGAAATCTGCGAATGATGCATGGGATACGATCAAGACCCTGCATCAAGGACACGAGCATGTCCGGGAGGTGAACCTTCAAACCTTGCTGAAGACTTATGAGAGTTTGAAGATgggagaagacgaggcggTCGACGCATTCACAGCGCGTGTAACGACACTTGTTAACGGGATCCGCGACCTAGGCGAGACACTCTCCGAGATCTCCGTGGTCAAGCGGTTCCTACGCGCGGCATCACCAAAGTATATCCAGATTGTAACCTGA